The following coding sequences lie in one Synechococcus sp. PCC 7336 genomic window:
- a CDS encoding Uma2 family endonuclease translates to MLPTISEGTLDLEPGTEVLLRQQTWEDYETLLERRQDNAALKITFDAATREIRIMAPLPGHGHRSAALMNFVQAMLIARKKDWSVYHPTTLKRFRQKGVEPDTCLYIQNAQAVLGKDRIDLEIDPPPDLVLEVDLTSLTKIEDYEPIGVPEVWIYQSAELSIYLFDGQHYQLSTESSAFPEIPVKQLIPKYVERGWAVPSSVALKEFQAELQRLG, encoded by the coding sequence ATGTTGCCAACGATTTCTGAAGGTACCCTCGATCTCGAGCCGGGAACTGAAGTGCTTTTGCGCCAACAAACTTGGGAAGATTACGAGACGCTATTAGAGCGGCGGCAGGATAATGCGGCCTTAAAAATTACGTTTGATGCCGCCACCCGAGAAATTCGAATAATGGCTCCTTTACCCGGCCACGGCCATCGGTCCGCTGCTTTGATGAACTTCGTTCAAGCCATGTTGATTGCTCGGAAAAAAGATTGGTCCGTTTATCATCCGACTACCCTCAAGCGCTTTCGCCAGAAGGGAGTAGAGCCCGACACTTGCTTGTATATTCAAAATGCGCAAGCAGTTCTGGGCAAGGATCGAATCGATTTAGAGATCGATCCTCCTCCTGATTTGGTTTTAGAAGTCGATCTCACCTCTCTCACTAAAATTGAAGATTACGAACCGATTGGCGTTCCAGAAGTCTGGATCTATCAATCTGCAGAGTTGAGCATTTATCTGTTCGACGGACAGCACTATCAGTTATCGACAGAGAGCTCAGCATTTCCAGAAATTCCTGTGAAGCAGTTGATTCCTAAGTATGTCGAGCGGGGTTGGGCGGTTCCGTCGAGCGTGGCCCTAAAGGAATTTCAGGCCGAACTGCAGCGGTTGGGCTGA
- the zwf gene encoding glucose-6-phosphate dehydrogenase, with translation MVALAPNPLRIGLTQERVPAPLLFVLFGASGDLAARKLIPAIYRQFQARRLPAQFALVGVARREWTHEIYREKMHAAVEEFAPNDVGRPGVWGDFASRLFYSPLNIQERESYLRLNELLDRLDREQNIRGNRVFYLSVSPKLFPSALEQLADTGMIADVSKNRIVIEKPFGRDLPSAQELNQIVSAVCDEKQVFRIDHYLGKETVQNMMVFRFANAIFEPLWNRNYIDHVQITVAETVGVEERAGYYDSSGALRDMLQNHLMQIYALAAMEPPVSLGGDGVRNEKVKVVQATRVANPRNIAACAVRGQYSSGWMSGRQIPGYLEEPDVNPESATPTFVAVKLMCDNWRWQGVPFYLRTGKRLPKKVSEIAIFFRQVPLLLFESAAQQLSPNVLTMRIQPDEGISLRFEAKMPGPDILTRSVDMDFQYGTAFGTKTADAYDRLLLDSMLGDQTLFMRSDEVEAAWRVVTPLLTDWEDPDASHRVSQYEAGTWGPAAAEELLTKEGRRWRRL, from the coding sequence ATGGTCGCCCTAGCCCCCAACCCCCTTCGTATCGGTCTGACCCAAGAACGCGTCCCAGCCCCCCTTCTGTTCGTGCTGTTCGGCGCGTCGGGGGATCTGGCAGCCCGCAAACTCATCCCCGCCATTTACCGCCAGTTTCAAGCCCGCCGCCTGCCCGCCCAATTTGCCCTCGTGGGGGTGGCCCGTCGGGAATGGACCCACGAGATCTATCGAGAGAAGATGCACGCGGCGGTGGAGGAATTTGCCCCCAACGATGTCGGGCGTCCGGGGGTATGGGGCGACTTTGCCAGCCGCCTGTTCTACTCGCCGCTCAATATCCAAGAGCGAGAGAGCTACCTGCGCCTGAATGAATTACTGGATCGACTCGATCGAGAACAGAACATTCGCGGCAATCGCGTCTTCTACCTGTCCGTCTCCCCCAAGCTCTTTCCCAGTGCTCTAGAACAACTGGCTGATACCGGCATGATTGCCGATGTCAGCAAAAACCGGATTGTGATCGAAAAACCCTTCGGTCGCGATCTGCCTTCAGCCCAAGAACTCAACCAAATCGTCAGTGCCGTCTGCGATGAAAAACAGGTCTTTCGCATCGACCACTATTTAGGCAAAGAAACCGTCCAAAACATGATGGTGTTTCGGTTTGCCAATGCGATTTTCGAGCCGTTATGGAATCGCAACTACATCGACCACGTCCAAATTACCGTGGCTGAAACCGTGGGTGTAGAAGAGCGCGCGGGCTATTACGACTCTTCGGGTGCGCTGCGAGACATGTTGCAAAACCACCTCATGCAAATCTATGCGCTGGCGGCGATGGAACCCCCCGTTTCGCTCGGTGGGGATGGCGTGCGCAATGAAAAAGTGAAGGTGGTGCAAGCGACTCGCGTGGCCAATCCGCGCAACATTGCTGCCTGTGCCGTGCGGGGCCAGTATTCGTCTGGCTGGATGTCGGGCCGGCAAATCCCCGGTTATTTGGAAGAGCCGGATGTCAATCCCGAGTCGGCGACGCCGACCTTTGTGGCGGTGAAGTTGATGTGCGACAACTGGCGCTGGCAGGGGGTACCGTTTTACCTGCGGACGGGCAAGCGTTTGCCGAAGAAGGTATCCGAGATCGCGATCTTCTTCCGGCAAGTGCCCTTGTTGCTGTTCGAGTCTGCTGCCCAACAGTTGAGTCCCAACGTGTTGACGATGCGGATTCAGCCGGATGAGGGGATTTCGCTGCGGTTTGAGGCCAAGATGCCCGGTCCCGATATTTTGACGCGATCGGTGGATATGGATTTTCAATACGGTACTGCCTTCGGCACCAAGACGGCAGATGCCTACGATCGCCTCTTGTTGGACAGTATGTTGGGGGATCAAACCCTCTTCATGCGCTCCGATGAAGTGGAAGCGGCTTGGCGGGTGGTCACGCCCTTGCTGACCGATTGGGAAGATCCCGATGCCAGCCACCGCGTCAGCCAGTACGAAGCCGGTACGTGGGGACCGGCGGCGGCGGAAGAGTTATTGACGAAAGAAGGTCGGCGCTGGCGGCGGTTGTAG
- the fbp gene encoding class 1 fructose-bisphosphatase: MVATAPSSLSDASNRDIQRGFMTLSRYILQEFGDYSAEAQDFSALMSRISLAGKMIAHHLSKAGLVENALGVTGTVNVQGEEVKMMDEYANTVFIRAIEQSGLVCRLVSEEMDEPAHLPDNCSLGRYAILFDPIDGSSNIDADLSIGSIFSIIRAEGIDEGNYEDLLQPGHKQLAAGYILYGPSTQLVYSMGKGVHAFILDPSLGEFVLWKDNIQTPSRGTTYSLNEGYYCQWAGAVQEFVRYVHRTEGYTARYSGALVADVHRILMYGGVYLYPGTLEQPDGKLRLLYEASPLAFLLEQGGGRAATTAGDRILDIHPTALHQRVPLVIGSADNVAEVENILRQHATTGPSC, encoded by the coding sequence ATGGTTGCGACCGCCCCATCCTCCTTAAGCGATGCCTCCAATCGCGATATCCAACGGGGGTTTATGACCCTCTCCCGATACATCCTGCAAGAATTTGGCGACTATTCTGCCGAGGCCCAAGATTTCAGCGCCCTCATGTCCCGCATCAGCTTGGCAGGCAAGATGATCGCCCACCACCTGAGCAAAGCGGGCTTGGTGGAGAATGCCCTCGGCGTCACCGGTACGGTGAACGTACAGGGAGAAGAAGTCAAGATGATGGATGAATACGCCAATACCGTATTCATTCGGGCGATCGAGCAAAGTGGACTGGTATGCCGGTTGGTGTCTGAAGAAATGGACGAACCCGCCCACCTGCCCGACAATTGCTCGTTGGGTCGCTATGCCATCTTGTTCGACCCCATTGACGGTTCCTCCAATATCGACGCCGACCTCTCCATTGGCTCCATCTTCTCTATCATTCGGGCTGAAGGTATCGACGAAGGCAATTACGAGGATTTACTGCAGCCCGGACACAAACAGTTGGCGGCAGGCTATATCCTCTACGGCCCCAGTACCCAGTTGGTCTATTCCATGGGGAAAGGGGTACATGCCTTTATCCTCGACCCCAGTTTGGGGGAGTTCGTGCTGTGGAAAGACAACATTCAAACGCCCTCCCGAGGGACCACCTACAGCCTCAATGAGGGCTATTACTGCCAGTGGGCCGGAGCGGTGCAGGAGTTCGTCCGCTACGTCCATCGCACTGAAGGCTACACGGCTCGCTATAGTGGCGCGCTGGTGGCTGACGTACACCGCATTTTGATGTACGGCGGCGTCTATCTCTATCCCGGCACGTTAGAGCAGCCCGATGGCAAGCTGCGGCTACTGTACGAGGCGTCACCTCTGGCCTTTTTACTCGAACAGGGGGGAGGGCGCGCCGCGACCACAGCGGGCGATCGCATTCTCGACATTCATCCCACCGCCTTGCACCAACGGGTGCCGCTGGTGATTGGCAGTGCCGACAATGTTGCCGAAGTGGAGAATATCCTGCGCCAGCACGCCACCACTGGCCCCTCCTGCTGA
- a CDS encoding Uma2 family endonuclease, translating into MTTTSETLSPIISQPEQQILLHGVSWQEYLVLDATFEERPGIRLSYLEGTLEMMTTSSLHEALKKVIARLLEIYAFANHIPLQGFGSRNYRSEALARGLEPDECYCLDPASEFPDLAIEVVLSSG; encoded by the coding sequence ATGACTACGACCTCTGAAACACTTTCTCCCATCATTTCCCAGCCAGAGCAGCAAATCCTTTTGCATGGGGTTAGCTGGCAAGAGTATTTGGTGTTGGATGCCACGTTCGAGGAAAGACCTGGCATACGGCTCTCCTATCTGGAAGGAACTCTAGAGATGATGACAACCTCATCGCTACACGAAGCGTTGAAGAAAGTCATTGCCCGCTTGCTCGAAATCTATGCCTTTGCCAATCACATCCCACTGCAGGGTTTTGGCTCTAGAAACTATCGAAGCGAAGCACTGGCCAGGGGGTTGGAGCCAGATGAATGTTATTGCCTCGATCCTGCGAGCGAGTTTCCCGACTTGGCCATTGAGGTGGTGTTAAGCAGTGGCTGA